Genomic segment of Arachis hypogaea cultivar Tifrunner chromosome 11, arahy.Tifrunner.gnm2.J5K5, whole genome shotgun sequence:
aatttaatatttataatttaatatataacatttaaaattatatagttattatatttaatattatacatttattttagaattaattattaaatataaaataaaataatttaatattaatttagactaattTTTATTGTCTCTTGAATATTTTCGTTTTAATTAATTTGTAGTATGTAGTTATTAATTATTGCATACCATCACTTTTTAGTTATAGATCATTTAAGAATAAATCACTAAAAATACATCTAAATTATTTTGATgctgacaaaaatatttttaaattttattattgataaaaatattttaaattatttaaaaatgtgataaaaatacCCTCATTCTTTTTGTTAATATAGAATGTCTCAATTCACGGgatatattttttacatatttttaaattatttgagagtatttttattgataacaaaattttgaacatttttatcaataacaaaatAATTTGGATGCATTTTTTGTGATTTACCCTTCATTTAATATCTATTCCAGAATATATAATCTACACGTActaaaattacatatttattatatctaatattatataattattctaaccgtaattaaaaaaaaacaaaatacaaaataaaataactttgagttccttttcattaatttttaaatattttttatcgaTAAACTACTAAAAATACACCGGAATAAATTatcactaacaaaaatatactcaaattttgttatcgacaaaaatatcctcaaataatttaaaaacgcgaTAAAAATGTCTAACATTAAAGATGTATTCTAAAAAAATGCTCTAGAGATTGgattttgatgtgattttttgaaagaataattaaaaaaatgagatatttttatttttcaaatttgatgatttttcgctaaatatatttttttgtgttttttttaacaactaataatacttttaaaaaataaaaaaaaatatagagataaaAATTTTATCTCCTTTTGTGTGTagattttttaaacaattatctaaatatttctataaaattttgGATAAAATGCATAAGCGGTTTGTCAAATACAAAAATTTGTcacatacaaaaaaataatattctttttagacatttttatcacatttttaaattatttgaggatatttttgtcgataataaaTTTTTGGTACATTTTTTTCAGCAACAAAATTATTCgaatatatttttagtagttcatctattttttatatataaaaaaggcTCAATTTTTTATGCTAAGAAACTTGAAACAAGTGATGTGAGGTGAGGTTGGGGAAAATTAAAAGCATGATTAGTACTAACTGCGGCGTAATTTTCCATAATTGACGCTAATAACCAAATTCTATGTAACCAACTAATTACCAGAAGGTGAACCTTTcttgtgttaaaaaaaaaaaaagaataagttaaagcaagaaaaataaacaaaaagaataaGCTATAAAGCACTAAAGCAAAGTGAGGTTcttttttccaattcaatttgtCACTTGAAAACAGATGTTTATAGAATGCAGTCCACAGACAACAAATTATGCTAAGCATAAAGGCATTTATGCTCTTtgcattgatatatatatatttatcaccAAGCATATATGCTAACTTGGTTCAATTTTATTCAGCATTAACCACATGAGAATATAAGATGCTAATGCTATTTTTTGGGGTCATAAAAGCCTGCAACGTGTACATAAATATGTTCACATCACTTAACAGAATATTGTGAGTTCAACTCTTTTCAGTGCCTTTCATTCTTCTATCTATTTATCTAAAATTATTGTGATTAATGACACTAAAGAATGCATAAATTTGTGACCATTAATTGAAGGTGCATGAACAATAATGTTACTTCAACTGCTAATTGCTAAATGCAACTGATTTCATGTTGCAGCACACAAACTACTGAGATGTGAGACCTTTCATATACATACAAGATTTTCTGAATTACACAGCATTagcaaacaggaaattaaagtATATTAATGATGGTTAGCTCTCTAATAAAAAGAGCACAAGAAAATCAATTTATCAatacttttccatcattcttctgGCCTTCATCATGCAAGACAGGTTCTAAACACCCAAAGATTATGTAAGCTTGAAATGTCCATCTCCACAAACCAACACCACCAACAACAAAGGAGGCATTCTAACTCTTGTTTCAATCAATGATTGAGCAAGTAAATACAGAAGAAGATCGATCGTTTCGCTTCCTATCATCGACGCTGCTTGCTGGCATTCAAGGGAGAAGCCCTGATGATGCTCTTGGATTGTGTGTAGCTGAGATGTGGAGTTCCATCCGATTTCTTTTTTCGCCGCCCTTGCTGGGATATTCGAGAGTGATATGACAAGATTGCAAGGTCATTGAGATCTTGCAGCGGCATCAGAGCTTTCACCACTTCGTCCATGTTGGGACGGCATTTCGGGTCTCTACTGAGGCAACTGTAAGCTAACTGAGAGATTTTCTGCACCCCTTTTAGAGAATAATTTAATTCCAGCCGAGGATCCACAAGTTGATATAGCTTTCTCTTGTCAGCTAAATATGGCCTAGCCCATGAAACAAGATTCTGTTCCCCGCTCGGGCGCTTCTTGTCCATCGATCTTCTTCCTGTTAAAATCTCAAGTAATACAACTCCGAAACTATAAACATCACTTTTAGCCGTCAAGTGCCCTGGTAACAAAAAATTCAGAAACAGACAAGTTAttagctcttttaatttcttagaAAGTCAAATGTGTACTATCATCCTGCTAGTTAGTTACAACATTACAAACTTAACAATCCCATAGTGATTGAGTTCTAGAACATGCTTACTTGTTTACCAAGATAGGGGGTACTGAAATTAATCATCTTGACATAGTGTGCTCTTTTCTACATTATGTTATGCTTTGTAGCAGAATCAATAATCTATCACACAACTTTGTTTAAGCACAGATTTTGCGAAAGCACATACGTGTGTGTGCATGTGTGTGTCCTAAACTGCTGCATTCTTACCTGTCATGACATATTCTGGAGCAGCATAGCCATATGTTCCGACAACTCGGGTAGAAACATGCGTCTTGTCTCCTTGAGGCCCTGCTTTTGCTAGACCAAAATCTGAAAGCTTTGCATTATATTCCTATAAAACAAAATGTGAATAAATCCGTAGACTGCAAAAATCTTCTCGGACACTAATATTGCTAACCAGATACACATACCGTATCAAGCAAAATATTTGATGTTTTAAAATCTCTATAAATGACTGGTTCAGGACCATTATGGAGGAAGGCCAATCCTTTTGCTGCACCAAGTGCAATCTTAACCCTGTTGGACCACGGAAGAGGTACGGTTCCTTCAAAATGAAGGAAACATCAGCAGTTTTATTGTAAGACACAATAATCAAGAGGAAAGCAACACCTAGAAATTATTTATCACACACTCCAGAAACTAGATTCTAAGTCAAGGCAGAAACTCACTTCTGAAAAGATGATTCTCTAGACTTCCCCGGGTCATAAACTCATATACAAGAAGCCTCTGATCATCTTCAATGCAGTAGCCAATAAGTTTGACAAGGTTAGGATGATGAAGCTGTCCGAGAAAGGTAACCTCAGCCTGCATTAATAAAATGCCATGTGACAATCCAATGAACCAGCATGTCCTAAGCAATTCTTTATGAATTCAATCTACTAACCCAAAGGCAGATATTTACTAACCACCCATTCTCTATGGCCCTGAAGACCATCTGGCTTTAAGTTTTTGACAGCCACGGTAACCCCTGACCCAGGTTTCGCCGGGGCGGTTCCGTCTTCCTCTATCCACCCTTTGAAAACATAACCAAAACCACCCTCCCCAAGAATACTATCCGGTCTGAAATTTCCGGTTGCAGCTTTAAGTTCTTGAAATGTAAATTTAAGAAGTGGGCAAGGAGCCTTATTCTCCTGAGGTGGAGGATCAGGATTGTCAGAAGATACTCTAGCTTCATTCGGAGGGCATAGTTCTCGATTGCTAGCATTCAGGTATCTTGTCTCAGTTGCTGCAACAATGCAAAGAAATGTGAAGCCTTCCTTCTTCAAATTTTAACCACTTTATTGAACATGATTGATTATACATGACAATTGCATTTAGCTTGGTTTTTGGATCTGATATAATGTAAATAGAACCAACATAGACAAAATTGGCTAACTTACTGAGAGTAAATTTATAATGatagaaaaatcatgaaattcgGCAACACTTaaaagaaagaatgagaaaatTGGAGCAGTCTGTAGTTGAATGGAAgtgtttaattttgtttatgCAGTAGCAGAATGGGGGGAAAGGGTACTGGGAAAGCAATAAAGCATAgttagaaagaagaaaaaaggatcCATGTTTTTTGATAGGAGGGAGCAGATGAGAATTGAAATCCATAAAAAAAGGAGCTTTCCCCGAAAAACAAAGTAATGAAGAAGGGTACCTGCATCATAAACGAGACTAGTACGAGGGATAGTGTTAGGGGAGTGTCTGGAAGCTGAAGAAGATTTGCACGAACCTCTAACACCGCGTTTGAGGACAGACCAGCAACCGCACTTGTTCTCCATCTAGCAGTTGAGTGTGGTTGCATGTGGTGGTTccataagagagaagagagaagagagaaagagagagagagaatgatgaTCGTAGTGGCATCATGGCGGAGTGTAGAAAAAGAGGTTTTTGTTGCCACCACCTTTTTCTGTGGGGGATGCCATGCCCCAATTCCAATGGGGACACtccactctctctctcctcctctctacgctttttcaaaaattaaaaaccagttaacaattttatataaagttaactgtatttaaatttttttttttactatcaataataaaataaatttatataatgatCTTATCTTTAGGCATGGTAACACCGCTCGAATTCGCGGGTTTCTACCCGTCCTTATCTGTTCGGGGTGAATAATTATCCGTCCCGTATCGAGCAGATTTTTAGTGGGACAGATTGTTGGGCAGAGTGAGGTCGGGTTTAAGTACTATCCGCCTCTACCTGCTccgatatatatataatatatttttttgggtgaacaacaaaaaaaaaagagcagaaaagaaaaagaaaataaatcagGTTCTTAACCGTAAGAGAGGACAAACCACTTCTGGTGGCTGGTGCCAAAGGTGAACCTCATCAGTTTCGCTACCTCCAGATCCCATCTTTGTCAACCGATCTGCCACGACATTAGCTTCTCTCGGGATAAGCTCAAAACGAATATCCCAATCCCTTCTTAACTTCAAGTCAAAGATCAGTTGTATTACTTCTTTTTCAAGATGCCAGAGTGGAACTTGTCAACCAGTCACTAGCTCAAAAGCTGCTGTGCAATCTGTCTCACAGACAACAAGCTTAAGACCCGCCTCCCAAGCCCAAGCCAAACCTTTCCATATACTCCACAACTCCATCTTGATGACACTAGATCCAAAGGAATTTCCTGAGCATCCCATTACCCATTGACTGGAGCTATCACGAATTACCCACTCAAAACCAGCACAATCATCCCCCAAGTTCACACTCCCATCACAATTTAACTTCCAAGCACCAGGTTCTAGCGGAGACCAAGACAGAGGTTTTAATCCCTGGATGCAACACACTCGATTCTGAGTTGTATATTCAAAATCCACCATGCACCTGCGAGCCTTGTATGCAATTGACCCGGCAGATCCAAAAACTCCCTGAAAATTACCCATATTTCTGTCTTGCCAAATTGACCATATTATAGGTGCAAATTTAGAACAACCTTCATTGAGGAGGCCATGCTTGAACCAATCATGCACCTCGTGAGAGCCAAAGAAACACACATCAGAAAAACCTAGAGAAACCCAAACTGATCGCACCACTTCACAATCCCGAAAACAATGAAGAATTGTCTCCGGAAGTTGATTGCAACGTGTACATAAGGATGAGGAGGAGAGATGTCGCCGAAAACGCAGATATTGAATTGGTACAGCATCATGAAGGCAAAGCCACACTAGGAGCCTCAACTTTTCAGGGACCCGCGCCTTCCAAAACCAAAGCCAATTGATATTCCTAtcccaattatatatatataattttaatatataatatgtgtaatatatgtaaaataatttagtaaaatgattgataatattatatcatatttaaaattttactttaatttatgtgatGTATTTAacgatggttatataaattttgaaatttaattttatttattagattgtaataattataggggcgagTATCTGCGGAGGCGGGTTAGGGTTCAACCATTTACTATCCGCCAATAAAAACGGGTTTATTGCGGATTATTATAAAACGATGTGGGGTCGGGTAAAGCAAAAATCCGCTCCTATCCGTCCCGTTGCCACTCCTACTTATTTTAAGATTAAAATATGTTATAAcacataaatttattttcaaatggaATTATATAAGTGTAATACATTAAAATAAAGGTGACATAGTTAAAAATAGACTAGTtacataacaaaaatattattttctattgttttaattttttaaattttaaaattaaaaataaaaaaattgattgagtTAGCTTATACTATATAATTAGCCcctagacttttttttttattacaagacaTGTTTTACGTAAGTCACGTATACTAATGTATGAATGAAGgaatattactattttttctaATTGATTTCAATTTGTTTCATAAAGAAATGTATGCAATGTGATGATGAGTGCGATATAACAAAGATTCATGTTATTGTAGTTTTTAAAACATTAGCGTACCTTAcacaaaatgtaataatgtacCTGTCTTACAAAATAACTAATATGCATTAAGGGTGGTGATAGTAATTTTATCCGCGGGTATCATATATATGTTAAAGGGTGAGGGGTTAAATCaagaattttatttatataaaaagtatttaatcattaaatcaagatttttaattaaaaatttaatatttttatctatataaaaatcaaatatatttagtaatatataaatattaaattacaatcttaaaatctcattaaattattaaatattgtaattttttattatccacAAATAATATtgtcatattataaatttatagatAAAATAAGATTAGGTTTTACTGAAAttaatttacaaataaaattGGATACCTATAAATTAAAaacagatataattaaaattgacaTGTTATAAATTTACgaatagaataaaattttaattaaaaaaatcaatttataaatataattaggaCTAAATCTAAATTCTATCTTATTTATGGTCACTCCTAACATGTATGGATAAAAAGAAAGCCTTGACAACTCTCATGATACTTTTCACTTTTTGAATTATCAATGGATTTttcatcaataattttttttttataaaaatacattatTTTTTAATGGAATTATCGACGGATAATTGTATCAATCTcatatttcattaaaaaataaaattgactgtatgatttattattttatgtctaatttataattttttgctTTGTGGGATTCATTActctattaattattttttgaaaaaaaagaaaaaacaaaagtatACCACACTTAacctaataattataaaattaaataagaagttGAACATGCTAAAACAAATGAGGGTaatgttagaaaattattaattttcatagCTGTTTATTgctaatacatatattaattataatcgtaaattaaattattttataataaataacttatataattttatttattattataaatattaaattgaatatgttatgattacttttaattttgaatttaataagaattaaatcataaatattattttacttgGCCTTTAGAATTTAATAGGTgtcatactcaaatataaatagtaattttaaatttttggtttCTAACGCACCAAAATCGCTTCTGTAACTCTTTTTCTAAC
This window contains:
- the LOC114924709 gene encoding uncharacterized protein, whose amino-acid sequence is MGNFQGVFGSAGSIAYKARRCMVDFEYTTQNRVCCIQGLKPLSWSPLEPGAWKLNCDGSVNLGDDCAGFEWVIRDSSSQWVMGCSGNSFGSSVIKMELWSIWKGLAWAWEAGLKLVVCETDCTAAFELVTG
- the LOC112723302 gene encoding serine/threonine-protein kinase PBL34 isoform X2 encodes the protein MENKCGCWSVLKRGVRATETRYLNASNRELCPPNEARVSSDNPDPPPQENKAPCPLLKFTFQELKAATGNFRPDSILGEGGFGYVFKGWIEEDGTAPAKPGSGVTVAVKNLKPDGLQGHREWVAEVTFLGQLHHPNLVKLIGYCIEDDQRLLVYEFMTRGSLENHLFRRTVPLPWSNRVKIALGAAKGLAFLHNGPEPVIYRDFKTSNILLDTEYNAKLSDFGLAKAGPQGDKTHVSTRVVGTYGYAAPEYVMTGHLTAKSDVYSFGVVLLEILTGRRSMDKKRPSGEQNLVSWARPYLADKRKLYQLVDPRLELNYSLKGVQKISQLAYSCLSRDPKCRPNMDEVVKALMPLQDLNDLAILSYHSRISQQGRRKKKSDGTPHLSYTQSKSIIRASPLNASKQRR
- the LOC112723302 gene encoding serine/threonine-protein kinase PBL34 isoform X1, with amino-acid sequence MENKCGCWSVLKRGVRGSCKSSSASRHSPNTIPRTSLVYDAATETRYLNASNRELCPPNEARVSSDNPDPPPQENKAPCPLLKFTFQELKAATGNFRPDSILGEGGFGYVFKGWIEEDGTAPAKPGSGVTVAVKNLKPDGLQGHREWVAEVTFLGQLHHPNLVKLIGYCIEDDQRLLVYEFMTRGSLENHLFRRTVPLPWSNRVKIALGAAKGLAFLHNGPEPVIYRDFKTSNILLDTEYNAKLSDFGLAKAGPQGDKTHVSTRVVGTYGYAAPEYVMTGHLTAKSDVYSFGVVLLEILTGRRSMDKKRPSGEQNLVSWARPYLADKRKLYQLVDPRLELNYSLKGVQKISQLAYSCLSRDPKCRPNMDEVVKALMPLQDLNDLAILSYHSRISQQGRRKKKSDGTPHLSYTQSKSIIRASPLNASKQRR